A region of the Candidatus Deferrimicrobiaceae bacterium genome:
GGTGAAGGAGGTCCCGTGGCCGGAGATCTTTTCGGTCCGGAAGACGATCGCCGTCGACGCGACCGTGCGCGACTCCGGTATTACCCACTCCCGCTACGCCGCGCAGAAGGCGAAGGACGCCATCGCGGACCGGTTCCGGGAGAAGGCCGGCGCCCGGCCGGATGTCGACCTGCACGCCCCGGACGTACGGATCAACGTCCGGATCGTGCGTGACGAGTGCACCCTCTCGCTGGACCTGTCGGGGGAAAGCCTGAACCGGCGGGGATACCGGGGCGATCCGGAAGAGGCGCCGCTCCGGGAGACGCTCGCCGCCGGAATGGTCCTCCTCACCGGGTGGGACGGACAAATCCCCCTCCTCGACCCGATGTGCGGCGCGGGGACGATCCCGATCGAGGCCGCTCTGATCGCAACGAACACGGCGCCGGGGCTCCTCGGGCGCTCTTTCGCCTTCCTGCATCTTTTCGGCCACGACCGGAAGCTTTGGGAGGCGATCGTGGCCGAAGCCGGGGAACGGGTCCGACGCATAGCGATCCCCCGGATCGAGGGGAGCGACCTGTCCGGGGCGGCGGTGAGAAACGCCCGGCGGAACGCACGGCGGGCCGGATTATCGGGCCTCGTCTCCTTTCACGAAAGGGACATCCGGGAATTCGCCCCGGAAGGGCAGCCGGGGATCATCCTCTGCAACCCCCCGTACGGGATCCGGATGGGGAAAGGCCCCGAGGCGGAAATCTTCTACCAGGCGATGGGGGAGGCGTTCAAGAAGCGGTGCAGGGGGTGGACGGCGTACGTCCTCTCCGGGAACCCGGAGGCGACACGGCACATCGGCCTGAAGGCGTCCCGCCGGTTCCCCCTCATGAACGGTCCGATCGACTGCCGCCTGCTGAAATACGAACTCTACTGAAACGGAGGACCGATGGCGAACGAGAAGCCGGTGGAGATCCAGATCTCCTTCCCCGAGCACCTTCGCGGGGGGGTTTATTCCAACAACATGATCGTGGCGCACACGAAGGAGGAGTTCTTCCTCGACTTCCTGATGGTCGCCCCCCCGACCGGGACCGTCATCGCGCGGGTCATCCTCTCGCCGGGACATGTCAAGCGGGTGGTGGGCGCCCTGCAGGAGAATCTCGCCAAGTACGAGGCCTCCTTCGGCACGATCCAGACCGCCGAGGCGCCGCAAGGGAAGATCGGGATCAACTGACCGAGTATCGGGAACACGGAGGACCGATGAAAGGACGATGGACCATCCGCCCGATCGGCGTCGTCCGGTCGGAGGTGAAAACGACCGAGGAAGCGCCGAAGCAGGGGGCGATTGCGGGCACGGAGGCGGAGATCGTCGTCGATCCCGCCTGCGCGCCGGCCCTTACCGGGCTGAAGGAGAGGGTGCGCCCCCCCGGCGGACCGACGCCGAAAGGCCGCTCCCGCCGCACGCTCGGGAAGATCGTCGTCCTGTGCTGGATGCACGAGGCGGACCGGGACCGGCTCAAGGTCCACCCGCGGGGAAAGGAGGACCGGCCCATGCGGGGGGTCTTCTCGACGCGTTCCCCGCATCGCCCCAATCCGATCTCTTTGCACACGGTGGAGCTCCTGGAGATCCGCGGGAACGTGCTTCGCGTCCGCGGAATGGACGCGATCGACGGCACGCCGGTGCTCGATATCAAGCCGCACGCACCGGAATTGGACGATTGATCGGCCCATGTCGTCAGAAAATCCATCTGCCAGGCTGAACCGGACATTCGACTTTCTCCTTCAACCCGGGGTACATTGAATCCGGGAGGTCCCGCATGGTCCGGATTCCCGTGGAAACGGAAAAAATCGCCCTTTATTGCCGTAGATACTTCATCCGGAAACTCTCCCTCTTCGGTTCCGTGCTGCGCGATGACTTCCGCAGCGACAGCGACGTGGATGTCCTCGTCGAGTTTTTCCCCGGTCACGTCCCAGGATTTTTGAAAATCGCCGAAATGGAACGGGAGTTGTCGTCGCTGCTGGGCGGGCGCACCGTGGAGATCCGTACCCCCGGGGATTTGAGCAGGTACTTCCGCGACGAGGTCGTGGAATCTGCGGAAACCCTCTATGCACAAGAGTGACCTCGTACGCCTCCGCCACATGCGCGACGCCTGCCTGGAAGCGTTGTCCTTCGTGAAAGAGAAGAGCCGAAGCCATCTGAATGATGACCGTATGCTCGTCCTCTCCCTCGTGAAATGCATCGAAATCGTCGGCGAAGCCGCAAGTCGCGTATCCGATGATATGAAATCCGAACATTCCGATATTCCCTGGCGGGAAATCACGGGAATGAGAAACCGTCTTATCCATGCATACTTCGACGTAGATCTCGATGTTGTCTGGAAAACCGTCAACGACGAGTTGCCCGGCCTCGTGAAAAAAATCGAACCCATCGTCTTGGGGAGGTGATCTAGAGGGGGCCCAAATATTGCGAGGAGATTTTTCCGGCGGCGGCTTCCCCTTACGGTTTCGGGACGACCGCCAGGGTGACCATCGCCTTGGCCACCAGCTTCTCGCTCCCGTCGCGCTCCGCGAAGACCTCCGACTCCGCCACGTTGAGGGTCTTTCCCTGCCGGAGGACCGTCGCCCGGCACCGGAGGCGCTCCCCCAGGGCGGGCCGCAGGAAGTTGATCTTGAACTCGACGGTCAGGACCAGGTCGCCTTCCGCCGCGAGCGTCCCCGCCGCCCCCCCGGCGGTGTGGTCGGCGATCGTCGCCTGCACCCCCGCGTGGACGTAGCCGTCCTGCTGCCGGTGCTTCGGGGCGATCGTCAGGACCGACTCGCACCAGCCCGGCCCCAGGTCCGCAAGCCGGATCCCCAGGTCGGAGACGAAGGCCGCCTGTTGAAAGATCTCCCGCACCCTCCGGGCGGAATCCTCGGGGAGCGGCTTCACGGGGCGTTCACCGTCCCTGCTTCTGGACGCCGAAGCGGGAGAGCACTCCGTCGAGCCGCTTCCTCCCCGTCGCCGTCTCCTCGAACGGATCCTCCTTGAGCCGGTGGGGAAGGGACATCCGGAAGGCGTCCGCCAGGCACTCCTCGTCGGGCAGGTCGATCCCCTTGATCGCCGAGAGGGCCTTCGCGCTCTTCAGGATGGTGATGTCCCCGCGATGCCCGGCGACGCCCAGCTCGGAGACCACCTCCACCACCGCCTGCAGGATCTCGTCGGAGATCCGGATCCCGGGAAGCTTCCGGCGGGCCGACACGATCCGTTCCCGAAGGGCCGCGTCCTTCTGCGCCCACTCCTCGAGGAATCCGGGCTCCTCGCT
Encoded here:
- a CDS encoding THUMP domain-containing protein translates to MSTRRYFATTSKGLETVLSEEIRALGGEMVAAAPGGVSFSGDTGLGYRANLWLRTAHRVLLFLSGFPAATPEELYHGVKEVPWPEIFSVRKTIAVDATVRDSGITHSRYAAQKAKDAIADRFREKAGARPDVDLHAPDVRINVRIVRDECTLSLDLSGESLNRRGYRGDPEEAPLRETLAAGMVLLTGWDGQIPLLDPMCGAGTIPIEAALIATNTAPGLLGRSFAFLHLFGHDRKLWEAIVAEAGERVRRIAIPRIEGSDLSGAAVRNARRNARRAGLSGLVSFHERDIREFAPEGQPGIILCNPPYGIRMGKGPEAEIFYQAMGEAFKKRCRGWTAYVLSGNPEATRHIGLKASRRFPLMNGPIDCRLLKYELY
- a CDS encoding DUF3467 domain-containing protein, giving the protein MANEKPVEIQISFPEHLRGGVYSNNMIVAHTKEEFFLDFLMVAPPTGTVIARVILSPGHVKRVVGALQENLAKYEASFGTIQTAEAPQGKIGIN
- the tsaA gene encoding tRNA (N6-threonylcarbamoyladenosine(37)-N6)-methyltransferase TrmO, which gives rise to MKGRWTIRPIGVVRSEVKTTEEAPKQGAIAGTEAEIVVDPACAPALTGLKERVRPPGGPTPKGRSRRTLGKIVVLCWMHEADRDRLKVHPRGKEDRPMRGVFSTRSPHRPNPISLHTVELLEIRGNVLRVRGMDAIDGTPVLDIKPHAPELDD
- a CDS encoding nucleotidyltransferase domain-containing protein; this encodes MVRIPVETEKIALYCRRYFIRKLSLFGSVLRDDFRSDSDVDVLVEFFPGHVPGFLKIAEMERELSSLLGGRTVEIRTPGDLSRYFRDEVVESAETLYAQE
- a CDS encoding HepT-like ribonuclease domain-containing protein, with protein sequence MHKSDLVRLRHMRDACLEALSFVKEKSRSHLNDDRMLVLSLVKCIEIVGEAASRVSDDMKSEHSDIPWREITGMRNRLIHAYFDVDLDVVWKTVNDELPGLVKKIEPIVLGR
- a CDS encoding PaaI family thioesterase; the protein is MREIFQQAAFVSDLGIRLADLGPGWCESVLTIAPKHRQQDGYVHAGVQATIADHTAGGAAGTLAAEGDLVLTVEFKINFLRPALGERLRCRATVLRQGKTLNVAESEVFAERDGSEKLVAKAMVTLAVVPKP